The DNA region GTAAAATCtgagttttacatttatttggtgCTTTGCTGGTGTCtgtctgagtatgtttgagccttaaacagtgtagcttcaaccaggacgtagcatgtagcgacacatgaagctgtttgtcatgtttataactcacaaaggatcattctacatgtacacacacggatttgataatcacaattaatgcgttaaagtAACAGCCCTagcgtaacacacacacacagttttttgtgcacacacaatgtgtgtgaGCCTAATCTGAGCCCATACTCACCTGTCCAGGAGCCGTTGGATGCTGTCGGATACTACCACCTGGCTTTGGCTGCAGCCATGGATCTGATCAACAAGAGATCCCAGCTGTAGCTGTGAACACGTCTGGATACCATCTACCACAACTTTCTGCTGGATTCACAACTCTCCCTCTTCTTTTACCAGAGAGCCAGAGGATTGGCTGCTGAGCTCAACGTCAGGAGCAGCAGCGCCCCCTAGAGCTCATCAACATCTGGACTGAGGAGACCCTGTACAAACctgtacatcatcatcatcatgatgaagaccaggggtggagcagccatttataaagtttattaaattaatttactaaaaccatgattaagctgttattaagtcactgattctcaacatgtggctctttatgtcttcattttaattattattcccccagaaaaccttaaaaagggaaactttttaaacccttttttttaatctttttctttGCCTGTTTTACAACTTTCTTTGTcaaatttttgtctattttcaaaaatatatattttttttaagattttagctccttttgccaattaATATCCCTTTCTgacaatttttgttgatttttaaaaaaatttttttgccacttttcatccaaatatgctcatttggcccaataaataacacttgtttcctttattcctgcattttgcctctttatgtttctctttttttgccctttttccaaaaacattgaCCCTTTTTGCCAATAGATAtccctttttcctcatttttgtccatttttttaagttctttttgacactttaatctAAAATTTGTCGATTCTTTGACCATTTTAATCGCTTTTCATTCAAATGAGCCACCTTTAGCCcaatgttgtaaattagcacacgtgctaacacactcaaaacaacactgggttaccaatgtaattgtgatatccatatcaaataaagggaatcaatcaataaataacacttgtttccttttttcctacattctTCCACTTTCTggtccacatttttgccctttttcactgttgtttgccactttttgctcatttaagctacttttagccatttcataccacctgtttcctcttttttgccactcttgactgttttagacccattttagtcacttttcactcttttattgccatgtttttgccacttttggaccattttttaccacttgttattcatttttcatcactttactcatcactgttaactctttgtttacctttgtcaaatggctggctgtgattggctgatcaccattcaatcaatctaactggatcaatacGTTCTCAACAATCAATTcttctgtaaaaagtgagggagatgatttttagttttaattaaagtggatgatgtaaaaaagacaattattctgaaatgtgtcggtttctgaaccattttattgttgatgtaacaaagatcttagaactctcacattaacaaataaataactttgatcaccgtgctttccttttgttgtcatattggaatagtttttgtaacgttacacaacagatggattcactcagaaaacaatatatatatatatatatatatatatatatatatatatatatagtatatatatatataatctgccGTGCTAAAAATATTGACCCCCCCCAAaagtattagtatttattactaacacacaactacagagattacaccgaactagaaaaaaaactaaaataataatttcctgAAGATAATGTGACGATGAAACACATGCTGAACTCTGCATGAAggaattattttttaacagaaataaaacataatttt from Gouania willdenowi unplaced genomic scaffold, fGouWil2.1 scaffold_337_arrow_ctg1, whole genome shotgun sequence includes:
- the LOC114459718 gene encoding uncharacterized protein LOC114459718 isoform X2 is translated as MMDGEERACEGPDSMYVKLISSDDHEFIVKREHALVSGTIKAMLSGPGAVGCCRILPPGFGCSHGSDQQEIPAVAVNTSGYHLPQLSAGFTTLPLLLPESQRIGC